A genomic segment from Brienomyrus brachyistius isolate T26 chromosome 9, BBRACH_0.4, whole genome shotgun sequence encodes:
- the grwd1 gene encoding glutamate-rich WD repeat-containing protein 1 has product MSAPGEDTFPTAADEMEEMQQSSSEEDEMEEDEEENEGGEGKEKVYVPGREVLNPGEQLEMDRSAYRLYHECQTGAPCLSFDVLRDADGDGREQFPLSMLLCAGTQADSASANRLLVMRMNNLYGTEKESEESSDEESDEEEDDDEERKPQLELAMLPHYGGINRVRVMQEAERSLAAVWSDKGQVEIFDLRLQLEAVHSAAAMATFLKHQQGEASPLFSFSGHMAEGFALDWSPKVSGRLISGDCKKNIHLWEPREGGTSWQIDQRPFSSHCKSVEDLQWSPTEATVFASCSVDQSIRIWDIRAPPNSMLSVDQAHSSDVNVISWNRNEPFLLSGGDDGLLKVWDLRQFKSGQPVANFKQHSAPVTSVEWNPLDSGVFAAAGADDVVSQWDLSVEACGGGPNAEDIAGLPPQLLFLHQGQMEVKEIHWHPQLPGVLLSTALSGFNVFRTISV; this is encoded by the exons ATGTCTGCGCCCGGTGAAGACACGTTTCCCACAGCAGCTGATGAGATGGAGGAGATGCAACAAAGTAGTAGCGAGGAGGACGAAATGGAAGAAGACGAAGAAGAAAACGAAGGGGGAGAAGGGAAGGAAAAAGTGTACGTGCCAGGAAGAGAAGTGTTAAATCCAGGAGAACAGCTTGAAATGGACCGGTCGGCTTATCGGCTGTATCACGAATGTCAGACTG GCGCCCCGTGTCTTAGTTTCGATGTGCTGAGAGATGCGGATGGAGATGGCAGGGAACAATTTCCCCTGTCAATGCTACTCTGTGCTGGTACCCAGGCTGATTCAGCTAGTGCTAATAG GCTCCTTGTGATGCGCATGAACAATCTTTATGGCACGGAGAAAGAGAGCGAGGAGAGCAGTGATGAAGAGAGTGATGAagaggaagatgatgatgaggaaAGAAAACCTCAGCTGGAGCTGGCCATGCTGCCACACTATGGAGGGATCAACAGAGTGAGA GTCATGCAAGAAGCGGAGCGATCCTTGGCAGCGGTGTGGTCAGACAAGGGTCAGGTGGAGATATTTGATCTCAGACTGCAGCTGGAGGCCGTTCATAGCGCAGCTGCAATGGCCACGTTCTTAAAGCACCAGCAGGGAGAGGCCTCACCTCTCTTCAGCTTTTCAGGTCACATGGCTGAGGGTTTTGCTCTGGATTGGTCACCAAAAGTATCAG GTCGTCTAATTAGTGGCGATTGCAAGAAGAACATTCATTTATGGGAACCGCGGGAGGGAGGGACGTCCTGGCAGATCGACCAGCGGCCGTTTAGCTCCCACTGCAAATCAGTTGAAGACCTCCAGTGGTCACCCACAGAAGCCACT GTTTTTGCCTCCTGCTCAGTGGATCAGTCCATTCGTATTTGGGACATCAGAGCTCCCCCTAACTCTATGCTCTCAGTGGATCAGGCACACTCTTCAGACGTAAATGTTATCAGCTGGAATCGGAACGAACCATTTTTACTGTCCGGGGGAGACGACGGGCTTCTTAAAGTGTGGGATTTAAGGCAGTTTAAA tcCGGACAGCCTGTGGCAAACTTCAAGCAGCACAGTGCCCCTGTGACGTCTGTGGAGTGGAACCCACTGGATTCTGGCGTTTTTGCTGCTGCGGGGGCTGACGACGTAGTCAGTCAGTGGGACCTGTCTGTGGAGGCGTGCGGCGGGGGCCCCAATGCAGAGGATATTGCAGGACTGCCCCCCCAGCTGctgtttctgcaccaaggtCAAATGGAGGTCAAGGAGATCCACTGGCACCCGCAACTCCCCGGGGTCCTGCTGTCCACAGCTCTGTCGGGTTTCAACGTCTTCAGAACCATCTCTGTTTAG
- the cdc42ep5 gene encoding cdc42 effector protein 5, whose product MPLHKTTRGPRLDPTMISAPLGDFRHTMHIGRGGDVFGDTSFLSSHGPSSPSSPSTKSEADTLSCTSPEPPTNSNISSDASPQPCELHQSEFSEILSLDLDLDLGPSILGDVLGVMDGLMLDSAWSTGRMKEGSGSSVGAEELIWSGKESLVSIRNDINGKEGSLLESKVEGQISAESSLKVKGSSFRPKVRFSDKREEIIDQEVDGVVLDQHRNELECISPSDGEYKKGNFIGSYAFRRQDRVGEPTNHVADSPPSPASSHSSEYEGVTSLDRRREDNHLAETESDEELVSSEQGYTFEDEFDDEIGL is encoded by the coding sequence atGCCGCTCCACAAGACAACTCGGGGGCCTCGCCTGGACCCCACCATGATCTCTGCTCCTCTGGGGGACTTCCGCCACACCATGCACATAGGCAGGGGTGGAGATGTGTTTGGGGACACCTCTTTCCTTTCCAGCCATGGTCCCAGCTCGCCCAGCTCACCAAGCACAAAATCAGAGGCGGACACactctcctgtaccagcccAGAGCCACCGACAAACAGCAACATCTCCAGCGACGCCAGCCCACAGCCCTGTGAACTCCATCAGTCAGAATTCTCCGAGATCCTGTCCCTGGATCTCGATTTAGACTTGGGTCCATCCATCTTGGGAGACGTTCTCGGAGTCATGGATGGACTGATGCTTGACTCAGCTTGGAGCACTGGCCGTATGAAGGAAGGAAGTGGCAGCAGTGTTGGGGCCGAGGAGCTCATCTGGAGCGGAAAGGAGTCATTAGTGAGCATCAGAAACGACATAAACGGCAAAGAGGGGAGCTTGCTAGAGAGCAAGGTAGAAGGGCAAATATCTGCAGAAAGCAGCCTTAAAGTGAAGGGGAGTAGCTTCAGACCAAAGGTGAGATTTAGCGATAAGAGGGAGGAAATCATTGATCAAGAGGTCGATGGCGTGGTATTGGATCAGCATAGGAATGAATTAGAGTGCATAAGCCCTTCAGACGGAGAGTATAAGAAAGGGAATTTTATTGGAAGCTATGCTTTCagaaggcaggatagagtgggGGAACCAACCAATCACGTGGCTGACTCGCCACCGAGCCCCGCCTCTTCTCACAGTTCTGAATATGAGGGCGTCACGTCACTGGACAGGAGGAGAGAGGATAATCACCTTGCTGAAACAGAGTCTGATGAGGAGCTCGTCAGCAGTGAGCAGGGATACACATTCGAGGATGAGTTTGATGATGAGATTGGCTTATAG